From Camelus dromedarius isolate mCamDro1 chromosome 12, mCamDro1.pat, whole genome shotgun sequence, the proteins below share one genomic window:
- the SSH3 gene encoding protein phosphatase Slingshot homolog 3 isoform X1: MALVTVSRSPPASGQSTPVGPTDQAFKRRSRLQRRQSFAVLRGAVLGLQDGEDNGDAAKASPEPVAEPPHEEQPHRDQTDDGHVPQSPRKQEQSQHLHLMVELLRPQDDIRLAAQLEAARPPRLRYLLVVSTREHLSQEETVLLGVDFPDSSSPSCTLGLVLPLWSDTQVYLDGDGAYFEAQMMCTSSEDQPVRWLMSRPLRELGSTPHLLSHRGFSVTSGGQSRIFKPISIQTMWATLQVLHQACEAALGSGLVPGGSALTWASYYQDRLSSDQSCLNEWMAMADLESLRPPSAEPGRPSEQEQMEQAIRAELWEVLDTSDLESITSKEIRQALELRLGCPLQQYRDFIDNQMLLLMAQQDRASRIFPHLYLGSEWNAANLEELQRNRVSHILNMAREIDNFYPERFTYHNVRLWDEESAQLLPHWKETHRFVEAARAQGTRVLVHCKMGVSRSAATVIAYAMKQYGWSLEQALHHVQELRPIVRPNPGFLRQLQTYQGILTASRQSHVWEQKVGGASPEEPLAPEVSTPFPPLPPEPGDSGEVKVGRLEESQAASKEEPGPRPRINLRGIMRSISLLEPSSETESTSEADDLPEVFSSKESSDEDSPQPFPQLSMAKRGKQACWGPWPALKSRQSVVALNSAALVASRTRAFQEQGEAGCSSKPRLQKVGRQASVDSSGEEGEA; this comes from the exons ATGGCCCTGGTCACAGTAAGCCGCTCGCCCCCGGCCAGCGGCCAGTCCACGCCTGTGGGGCCCACG GACCAGGCTTTCAAGCGCAGAAGCCGGCTCCAGCGAAG GCAGAGCTTTGCAGTACTCCGTGGGGCTGTCCTGGGACTGCAGGATGGAGAGGACAATGGAGATGCAGCCAAGGCCAGCCCTGAGCCAGTAGCGGAACCGCCGCACGAAGAGCAGCCCCACAGGGACCAGACAGATGACGGACATGTGCCCCAGAGTCCCAGGAAGCAGGAGCAGAGTCAGCACCTGCACCTCATGGTGGAGCTGCTGAGGCCGCAGGATGACATCCGCCTG GCAGCGCAGCTGGAGGCAGCCCGGCCCCCTCGGCTCCGCTACCTGCTGGTAGTTTCCACAAGAGAACATCTGAGCCAGGAGGAGACAGTCCTCCTGGGGGTGGATTTCCCTGATagcag CTCCCCGAGCTGCACCCTAGGCTTGGTCTTGCCTCTGTGGAGTGACACCCAGGTGTACCTAGATGGAGATGG GGCTTATTTTGAAGCTCAAATGATGTGTACATCTTCTGAGGACCAGCCTGTGAGGTGGCTAATGAGTAGGCCTCTCAGGGAGTTGGGCTCCACACCCCACCTGCTCTCCCACAGGGGCTTCAGCGTGACGTCTGGCGGGCAGAGTCGGATCTTCAAGCCGATCTCCATCCAGACCATGTG GGCCACACTCCAGGTGTTGCACCAGGCATGTGAGGCGGCTCTGGGCAGTGGTCTTGTGCCAGGGGGCAGTGCCCTCACCTGGGCCAGCTACTACCAGGACAGACTGAGCTCTGACCAGAGCTGCCTCAACGAGTGGATGGCCATGGCCGACCTGGAGTCTCTGCGGCCTCCTAGCGCCGAGCCCGGCCG CCCCTCAGAACAGGAGCAGATGGAGCAGGCGATCCGGGCTGAGCTGTGGGAGGTGTTGGACACCAGTGACCTGGAGAGCATCACTTCCAAAGAG atccgccaggccctGGAGCTGCGCCTGGGATGCCCTCTCCAGCAGTACCGCGACTTCATTGACAACCAGATGCTGCTGCTCATGGCCCAGCAAGACCGGGCATCCCGCATCTTCCCCCACCTCTACCTG GGCTCAGAGTGGAATGCAGCGAACCTGGAGGAGCTGCAGAGAAACAG GGTGAGCCACATCTTGAACATGGCTCGAGAGATTGACAACTTCTACCCCGAGCGCTTCACATATCACAACGTGCGCCTCTGGGACGAGGAGTCAGCCCAGCTGCTGCCCCACTGGAAGGAGACGCACCGCTTCGTGGAGGCTGCAAG AGCACAGGGCACCCGCGTGCTGGTCCACTGCAAGATGGGCGTCAGCCGCTCGGCTGCCACGGTGATAGCTTACGCCATGAAGCAGTATGGCTGGAGCCTGGAGCAGGCCCTGCACCACGTGCAGGAGCTCCGGCCCATCGTCCGCCCCAACCCTGGCTTCCTGCGCCAGCTGCAGACCTACCAGGGCATCCTGACTGCTAG CCGGCAGAGCCATGTCTGGGAGCAGAAAGTGGGTGGGGCCTCCCCAGAGGAGCCCCTGGCCCCCGAGGTCTCTACACCATTCCCACCTCTTCCACCAGAACCAGGAGACAGTGGGGAGGTGAAGGTTGGAAGGCTGGAGGAGAGCCAGGCAGCCTCAAAAGAAGAGCCTGGGCCACGGCCACGTATCAACCTCCGTGGGATCATGAGGTCCATCAGCCTTCTGGAGCCCTCCTCGGAGACAGAAAGCACCTCAGAGGCTGATGACCTCccagag GTTTTCTCTTCAAAAGAGTCTTCAGATGAAGACTCTCCACAGCCCTTCCCTCAGCTCTCAATGGCCAAGAGGGGCAAGCAGGCCTGCTGGGGGCCTTGGCCTGCCCTGAAGTCCCGCCAGTCTGTGGTTGCCCTCAACAGCGCCGCCCTGGTGGCCAGCCGGACCAGGGCCTTCCAGGAGCAGGGGGAGGCTGGCTGTTCCTCCAAACCCAGGCTCCAGAAGGTTGGGAGGCAGGCCAGCGTGGATagcagtggggaggagggcgaGGCCTGA
- the SSH3 gene encoding protein phosphatase Slingshot homolog 3 isoform X2, with amino-acid sequence MALVTVSRSPPASGQSTPVGPTDQAFKRRSRLQRRQSFAVLRGAVLGLQDGEDNGDAAKASPEPVAEPPHEEQPHRDQTDDGHVPQSPRKQEQSQHLHLMVELLRPQDDIRLAAQLEAARPPRLRYLLVVSTREHLSQEETVLLGVDFPDSSSPSCTLGLVLPLWSDTQVYLDGDGGFSVTSGGQSRIFKPISIQTMWATLQVLHQACEAALGSGLVPGGSALTWASYYQDRLSSDQSCLNEWMAMADLESLRPPSAEPGRPSEQEQMEQAIRAELWEVLDTSDLESITSKEIRQALELRLGCPLQQYRDFIDNQMLLLMAQQDRASRIFPHLYLGSEWNAANLEELQRNRVSHILNMAREIDNFYPERFTYHNVRLWDEESAQLLPHWKETHRFVEAARAQGTRVLVHCKMGVSRSAATVIAYAMKQYGWSLEQALHHVQELRPIVRPNPGFLRQLQTYQGILTASRQSHVWEQKVGGASPEEPLAPEVSTPFPPLPPEPGDSGEVKVGRLEESQAASKEEPGPRPRINLRGIMRSISLLEPSSETESTSEADDLPEVFSSKESSDEDSPQPFPQLSMAKRGKQACWGPWPALKSRQSVVALNSAALVASRTRAFQEQGEAGCSSKPRLQKVGRQASVDSSGEEGEA; translated from the exons ATGGCCCTGGTCACAGTAAGCCGCTCGCCCCCGGCCAGCGGCCAGTCCACGCCTGTGGGGCCCACG GACCAGGCTTTCAAGCGCAGAAGCCGGCTCCAGCGAAG GCAGAGCTTTGCAGTACTCCGTGGGGCTGTCCTGGGACTGCAGGATGGAGAGGACAATGGAGATGCAGCCAAGGCCAGCCCTGAGCCAGTAGCGGAACCGCCGCACGAAGAGCAGCCCCACAGGGACCAGACAGATGACGGACATGTGCCCCAGAGTCCCAGGAAGCAGGAGCAGAGTCAGCACCTGCACCTCATGGTGGAGCTGCTGAGGCCGCAGGATGACATCCGCCTG GCAGCGCAGCTGGAGGCAGCCCGGCCCCCTCGGCTCCGCTACCTGCTGGTAGTTTCCACAAGAGAACATCTGAGCCAGGAGGAGACAGTCCTCCTGGGGGTGGATTTCCCTGATagcag CTCCCCGAGCTGCACCCTAGGCTTGGTCTTGCCTCTGTGGAGTGACACCCAGGTGTACCTAGATGGAGATGG GGGCTTCAGCGTGACGTCTGGCGGGCAGAGTCGGATCTTCAAGCCGATCTCCATCCAGACCATGTG GGCCACACTCCAGGTGTTGCACCAGGCATGTGAGGCGGCTCTGGGCAGTGGTCTTGTGCCAGGGGGCAGTGCCCTCACCTGGGCCAGCTACTACCAGGACAGACTGAGCTCTGACCAGAGCTGCCTCAACGAGTGGATGGCCATGGCCGACCTGGAGTCTCTGCGGCCTCCTAGCGCCGAGCCCGGCCG CCCCTCAGAACAGGAGCAGATGGAGCAGGCGATCCGGGCTGAGCTGTGGGAGGTGTTGGACACCAGTGACCTGGAGAGCATCACTTCCAAAGAG atccgccaggccctGGAGCTGCGCCTGGGATGCCCTCTCCAGCAGTACCGCGACTTCATTGACAACCAGATGCTGCTGCTCATGGCCCAGCAAGACCGGGCATCCCGCATCTTCCCCCACCTCTACCTG GGCTCAGAGTGGAATGCAGCGAACCTGGAGGAGCTGCAGAGAAACAG GGTGAGCCACATCTTGAACATGGCTCGAGAGATTGACAACTTCTACCCCGAGCGCTTCACATATCACAACGTGCGCCTCTGGGACGAGGAGTCAGCCCAGCTGCTGCCCCACTGGAAGGAGACGCACCGCTTCGTGGAGGCTGCAAG AGCACAGGGCACCCGCGTGCTGGTCCACTGCAAGATGGGCGTCAGCCGCTCGGCTGCCACGGTGATAGCTTACGCCATGAAGCAGTATGGCTGGAGCCTGGAGCAGGCCCTGCACCACGTGCAGGAGCTCCGGCCCATCGTCCGCCCCAACCCTGGCTTCCTGCGCCAGCTGCAGACCTACCAGGGCATCCTGACTGCTAG CCGGCAGAGCCATGTCTGGGAGCAGAAAGTGGGTGGGGCCTCCCCAGAGGAGCCCCTGGCCCCCGAGGTCTCTACACCATTCCCACCTCTTCCACCAGAACCAGGAGACAGTGGGGAGGTGAAGGTTGGAAGGCTGGAGGAGAGCCAGGCAGCCTCAAAAGAAGAGCCTGGGCCACGGCCACGTATCAACCTCCGTGGGATCATGAGGTCCATCAGCCTTCTGGAGCCCTCCTCGGAGACAGAAAGCACCTCAGAGGCTGATGACCTCccagag GTTTTCTCTTCAAAAGAGTCTTCAGATGAAGACTCTCCACAGCCCTTCCCTCAGCTCTCAATGGCCAAGAGGGGCAAGCAGGCCTGCTGGGGGCCTTGGCCTGCCCTGAAGTCCCGCCAGTCTGTGGTTGCCCTCAACAGCGCCGCCCTGGTGGCCAGCCGGACCAGGGCCTTCCAGGAGCAGGGGGAGGCTGGCTGTTCCTCCAAACCCAGGCTCCAGAAGGTTGGGAGGCAGGCCAGCGTGGATagcagtggggaggagggcgaGGCCTGA
- the SSH3 gene encoding protein phosphatase Slingshot homolog 3 isoform X3: MALVTVSRSPPASGQSTPVGPTDQAFKRRSRLQRRQSFAVLRGAVLGLQDGEDNGDAAKASPEPVAEPPHEEQPHRDQTDDGHVPQSPRKQEQSQHLHLMVELLRPQDDIRLAAQLEAARPPRLRYLLVVSTREHLSQEETVLLGVDFPDSSSPSCTLGLVLPLWSDTQVYLDGDGAYFEAQMMCTSSEDQPVRWLMSRPLRELGSTPHLLSHRGFSVTSGGQSRIFKPISIQTMWATLQVLHQACEAALGSGLVPGGSALTWASYYQDRLSSDQSCLNEWMAMADLESLRPPSAEPGRPSEQEQMEQAIRAELWEVLDTSDLESITSKEIRQALELRLGCPLQQYRDFIDNQMLLLMAQQDRASRIFPHLYLGSEWNAANLEELQRNRVSHILNMAREIDNFYPERFTYHNVRLWDEESAQLLPHWKETHRFVEAARAQGTRVLVHCKMGVSRSAATVIAYAMKQYGWSLEQALHHVQELRPIVRPNPGFLRQLQTYQGILTARTRRQWGGEGWKAGGEPGSLKRRAWATATYQPPWDHEVHQPSGALLGDRKHLRG, translated from the exons ATGGCCCTGGTCACAGTAAGCCGCTCGCCCCCGGCCAGCGGCCAGTCCACGCCTGTGGGGCCCACG GACCAGGCTTTCAAGCGCAGAAGCCGGCTCCAGCGAAG GCAGAGCTTTGCAGTACTCCGTGGGGCTGTCCTGGGACTGCAGGATGGAGAGGACAATGGAGATGCAGCCAAGGCCAGCCCTGAGCCAGTAGCGGAACCGCCGCACGAAGAGCAGCCCCACAGGGACCAGACAGATGACGGACATGTGCCCCAGAGTCCCAGGAAGCAGGAGCAGAGTCAGCACCTGCACCTCATGGTGGAGCTGCTGAGGCCGCAGGATGACATCCGCCTG GCAGCGCAGCTGGAGGCAGCCCGGCCCCCTCGGCTCCGCTACCTGCTGGTAGTTTCCACAAGAGAACATCTGAGCCAGGAGGAGACAGTCCTCCTGGGGGTGGATTTCCCTGATagcag CTCCCCGAGCTGCACCCTAGGCTTGGTCTTGCCTCTGTGGAGTGACACCCAGGTGTACCTAGATGGAGATGG GGCTTATTTTGAAGCTCAAATGATGTGTACATCTTCTGAGGACCAGCCTGTGAGGTGGCTAATGAGTAGGCCTCTCAGGGAGTTGGGCTCCACACCCCACCTGCTCTCCCACAGGGGCTTCAGCGTGACGTCTGGCGGGCAGAGTCGGATCTTCAAGCCGATCTCCATCCAGACCATGTG GGCCACACTCCAGGTGTTGCACCAGGCATGTGAGGCGGCTCTGGGCAGTGGTCTTGTGCCAGGGGGCAGTGCCCTCACCTGGGCCAGCTACTACCAGGACAGACTGAGCTCTGACCAGAGCTGCCTCAACGAGTGGATGGCCATGGCCGACCTGGAGTCTCTGCGGCCTCCTAGCGCCGAGCCCGGCCG CCCCTCAGAACAGGAGCAGATGGAGCAGGCGATCCGGGCTGAGCTGTGGGAGGTGTTGGACACCAGTGACCTGGAGAGCATCACTTCCAAAGAG atccgccaggccctGGAGCTGCGCCTGGGATGCCCTCTCCAGCAGTACCGCGACTTCATTGACAACCAGATGCTGCTGCTCATGGCCCAGCAAGACCGGGCATCCCGCATCTTCCCCCACCTCTACCTG GGCTCAGAGTGGAATGCAGCGAACCTGGAGGAGCTGCAGAGAAACAG GGTGAGCCACATCTTGAACATGGCTCGAGAGATTGACAACTTCTACCCCGAGCGCTTCACATATCACAACGTGCGCCTCTGGGACGAGGAGTCAGCCCAGCTGCTGCCCCACTGGAAGGAGACGCACCGCTTCGTGGAGGCTGCAAG AGCACAGGGCACCCGCGTGCTGGTCCACTGCAAGATGGGCGTCAGCCGCTCGGCTGCCACGGTGATAGCTTACGCCATGAAGCAGTATGGCTGGAGCCTGGAGCAGGCCCTGCACCACGTGCAGGAGCTCCGGCCCATCGTCCGCCCCAACCCTGGCTTCCTGCGCCAGCTGCAGACCTACCAGGGCATCCTGACTGCTAG AACCAGGAGACAGTGGGGAGGTGAAGGTTGGAAGGCTGGAGGAGAGCCAGGCAGCCTCAAAAGAAGAGCCTGGGCCACGGCCACGTATCAACCTCCGTGGGATCATGAGGTCCATCAGCCTTCTGGAGCCCTCCTCGGAGACAGAAAGCACCTCAGAGGCTGA